ACGCGGCAATCGACGATCACCGGGCCGTCATGGTCGAGCATCGCCTGGATGCCGTCCTCCAGATCGCCGCGCGCGTCGATGCGGATGCCCTTCCAGCCATAGGCTTCGCCGAGCTTCACGAAATCGGGCAGCGTATCCGAATAGCTTTCCGAATAGCGCGACTGATAGGTCAGCTCCTGCCACTGGCGGACCATCCCCATATATTCATTGTTGAGAATGAATATCTTCACCGGCAGGCGATATTGCGTAGCGGTCGCAAGCTCCTGGATGTTCATCTGGATGCTCGCTTCGCCCGCGATGTCGATAACCAGGGCGTCGGGATTGCCGAGTTGCGCGCCGATCGCGGCGGGCAGGCCATAGCCCATCGTGCCCAGACCGCCGCTGGTGAGCCACTTGTTGGGCTCCTCGAAATCGAAATGCTGGGCAGCCCACATCTGGTGCTGGCCGACTTCGGTGGTGATGATCGGACTGCGGGCATGCGTCGCCTCCCACAGCGCACGGATTGCGCGCTGCGGCATGATGACGTCCTGCCTGTCCTCGAAATCGAGGCAGCGGGTCTGGCGCCAGCCGTTGATCCGGCCCCACCATTCGGTGAGATCGGGCCGGGGATGCTGACGCGCGTTCCAGCAATCGATCATTTCGCGCAGCGCGATGCCGACATCGCCGATGATCGGCAGGTCGACGCGGACATTCTTGTTCACGCTCGACCGGTCGATATCGATATGGACCTTCCGCGCATGCGGCGCGAACGCATCGAGCCGGCCGGTGACGCGATCGTCGAAACGCGCGCCGAAGGCGATGATCAGATCGGCCTTGTTCATCGCCCAATTGGCTTCGTAGGTGCCGTGCATGCCGAGCATGCCGAGCCACTGGTCCGACGAAGCGGGCAGGGCGCCGAGCCCCATCAGCGTCGAAGTGACCGGCGCGCCCGTCATCGCCGCAAGCTCGCGCAGGAGCCTGGACGCCTCGGGACCCGAATTGATGATCCCGCCGCCGGTATAGAAGATCGGGCGCTCGGCCGCGGCGAGCATGTCGACCGCTTCCTGGATCTTCGCCGCGTCGGGCTGGGTCTGCGGGCGATAGGTCTTGTGCTGGATCGGGCCGGGCGCTTCGTAGCGTGCCGTCGCGACCTGGACGTCCTTGGGGATGTCCACGACCACCGGACCGGGGCGGCCCGACGTGGCGATGTGGAACGCCTCATGGATGATGCTGCCAAGCGTCTCGGGCGCCTTCACCAGGTAATTATGCTTGGTGCAGTGCCGCGTGATGCCGACGGTATCGGCTTCCTGGAACGCGTCGGTGCCGATCAGGGCGGTGGGAACCTGGCCGGTGATGACGACCATCGGGATCGAATCCATCAGCGCGTCGGTGATCCCGGTGACGGCGTTGGTCGCGCCGGGCCCCGAGGTGACGAGCACGACACCGGGCTTGCCGGTCGAGCGGGCATAGCCTTCGGCGGCATGCGTCGCCGCCTGCTCATGCCGGACGAGAATGTGTTTAATTCGATCCTGCTTGAAGATCGCATCGTAAATCGGAAGCACCGCGCCGCCAGGATAGCCGAAGATGACCTCCACACCGAGGTCGCTCAACGCCTCGATCAGGATGTCTGCTCCGCTCTTCTCGGTCACGTGGGCCTCCTTTTGCTGCAATGCGCCATCGCACCGCCGGAGGGCGCTGCTAGTGGCAAGAAAATGGCTCGTCAAGCGTTATAGATGTAATTTAGTTTCAATTCTAGTCATTCGAACGTTTTTTTCTGTCTCGCTCACGCGCTCCCAGTCCTCCGGCGTCTGCCGGCGGAACCAGGTGTACTGCCGTTTGGCATATTGCCGCGTGGCGAGCGCGCCTGCGGTAGCAGCCTGCACGACATCGGTCTCGCCCGCAAACAATCCGCGCAGTTCGGGCACACCGATCGCGCGGAGCACCGGCGCGTCGGCTGGAATATCGGTGCGGGCGAGCAGCGCGGTCGCCTCGGCGCGGCCCTGATCGAGCATGTCGGCGAAGCGGCGATCGATGCGCTCGCCCAGCCAGTCGCGGTCGGGAAGCAGGAGGATGGGGGCGAGGTGGATCTCATCCGCGATCCCGCCCAGCCGGCGCGTCTGCCAATGGGCGAGGGGCTTGCCGGTCGAGCGCACCACCTCGAGTGCGCGCGAGACGCGGCTGGTGTCGCCGGGGCCGAGCCGGGCGGCGGCTTCCGGGTCCGCATCGGCGAGCAGGGCATGCGCCTGCGCGACCGGCAGTGCGCGGACTTGCTGGCGGATGTCGGGATCGATCTCGGGCACCGGCGCGATGCCTTCCAGCAGCGTGCGCAGGTACAGGCCGGTCCCGCCGACGAGGATGGGCAGGCGGCTGTCCTGCTGCGCCTCGGTGATCGCGGCGCGCGCTTCGGCCGCCCAGCGCGCGGCCGAATAGGAGTCGGCGCCGTCGATATGGCCGAACAGGCGGTGGGGGACGCGCGATTCTTCGTCCACGGTGGGACGCGCGGTGAGGATGCGCAGATCGGCATAGACCTGCATCGAATCGGCATTGATCACGGTGCCGCGATGCTTTTCGGCCAACGCCAGCGCGAGCGCGGACTTGCCGCTCGCGGTCGGCCCTGCGATGAGCGCGACCTTCGGGAGGTGACCCTTGTTCATTGCTACATTCATAGCTGCCGGCCGGCTAAAAGAAGAAGACATTCAGCATGCGTGCGAGCTGCTGCGGTTCAACGGCCAAGTGCCGACGGCGAAGTGGCTGGAGGAGGGGACCGCATGCGATATCTTCTATGACGGCGATCCGGATTTCGACGGTGCGGTGTCCCGTAACGACGGCGTAGCCGCAGGTCATATGTGGCTGGACGACATGTTCCAGGGCTATGATATAGTCATTCAACCTGCCGAGGGACGCGAGAAGAAGCTGCTCGTCGCCGACATGGATTCGACGATGATCACCGTCGAATGCATCGACGAACTCGCCGACTATGCCGGGATCAAGGCGCAGATCGCCGAAGTCACCGAGCGGGCGATGCGCGGCGAGCTCGATTTCGGCGCGGCGCTCGATGCGCGAGTCGCGCTGCTCAAGGATCTCGAGGAAAGTGCGATCGATCGCTGCCTGGCCGAGCGCGTGAAGCTGATGCCGGGCGCGAAGACGCTGGTGCGGACGATGAAGGCGCGCGGCGCGACGACGATCCTCGTGTCGGGCGGATTCACGCGATTTGCCGAGCCGGTGGGTGCGGAGATCGGCTTCGATCGGGTGATCGCAAACGTGCTCGAGATTGGCCAGGCGCGGCTCACCGGCACCGTAACCAAGCCGATCGTCGACAGCGCGACCAAGGAGACGACGCTGCTGGGCGCGCTTGCCGAACTGGGCCTGCCTGCCGAGGCGTCCATGGCCGTGGGCGACGGTGCGAACGACCTCGCGATGATCCGCCAGGCCGGGCTGGGCGTGGCGTACCACGCCAAGCCGATCGTCGCGGCCGCGGCCGGCGCGCGGATCGACCATGGCGACCTGACCGCCCTGCTCTATGCGCAGGGCATCGCCCGATCGGAATGGATCGACGGCTGAGGTGCTACTGGGCCGGCTTGACGCGCGTATAGGGCACGAACTTGCCCAGGATCACGAAGCCACGCGGGAAGCCGCTCGTGCGATCGACGAGATTGATCGTGTCGATGCTGCACAGCTGCGAGCCGGTCATCTTCACCACCAGGATATCGTCGTCGTTGAGCGACTCGGCGCCCGAGCGCGGCGTGTTGACATAGAGCCTGGAGCCGACGCGGTAGACGATCGCCTTGCCTTCGATCACCTGGCTGGAATTGCCGGGCGGAAGGCTGATGCAACTCACCGGTTCGCCCGCGACGCGGCCGGCGAGCAGCTTCTGCAGCTTGACCTCGGGGGTGTCGCGCGGCGCGGCGAGGGCGGGTGCCGCGATCACGCTTGCGGCGACGAGAAGCGTTTTGATGAGACTAGCCATGCGCGTGCCCTAGCACAGTCTGCCTGAACCTGCGCTGACGTGCATCGATCAGCTTTCGAACGAGATCTTGACCGAGTCGCTGCTGCGTTCGTGCGGGCCGTGGAAGACGGCTTCGATATTGTTGCCGTCGGGATCGAGCAGGAAGGCGGCGTAATAGCCCGGATGATAGGGCCGCTCGCCCGGCGCGCCATTGTCGCTGCCGCCCGCGGCAATGCCGGCGCGGTGGAAGGCCTCGACTGCGCCGCGGCCCCTGGCCTGGAAGGCGAGGTGGTGGCGACCGGTCAGCTTGCCCTGCGCGGCCTGGCTGTCGGCGGTGGAGACGAACAGCTCGTCGGCCCAGAAATAATCCTCGGCAATCCCGCCCATCGGGACGCCGAGCACGTCGAACACGGCCTCATAGAAACGCTGGCTTGCCGGAAGGTCGCGAACGACGAGCTGGATATGATCGATCAGCCGTCCGCGATGCAGTTCCTGCGCTTCCATGGTGCCGCTCCCGTCTTCCTATCGGTTGCCGCCAAAGGTGAAGGTCAGCGCGACGCCGCCCGAAAGCTGGTTGCGCGAACCGATCGCGCGGACGATCGGCGAATCCGCCGCATCCGAGACGAGGCGGTCATATTTGGCGTAGCCATATACGCCCCAGCTCTTGTCGAACTGGAACAGCGTCGTCGCGGCAGCGCCCACGGCATGCAGGCCACCGCTGGGCGCATAGGGCGTCAAGCCGGTGCGCGCGCTCGCCGCTGCGTTCACGCCGAAATAGGCTTCCTGGTATTTGCGGTCCGACAGCGAGATGCGCGGGCCGAGCGAGAACAGCCATTTGTCGCCGTCGCGCGCGACGTAATCGACGCTGACATTGCCGACCAGCGCCTTGTGCCCGGAAACGCCCTTGCGCAGTTCGCCCCGCGCGCGGATCGAGGAACCGAGCCATGCCTGGACGAAGCCGCCGGCCTCGATCGAGACGCCGACTTCGTCGACCGGCAAATCGGTCTCGTTGCGGCGGCGGCTGCCTTCGAACGCGAAGGCCGGACCGAACGAGAAACCGCCGGTCTCGACCACCGTGAGGTCGGCGTTCTGGTCGGCCGATTCGAATTCGAACGGGGTGTCGCCGCGGCTCAGCGAGATGTCCCACAAGGGTGCGATCAGCAGGTCCTCGGAACCGGGATATTTGGGCAGCAGCTGGGGTCCCAGCGCGACACGGAAGCGGCGGGGCTCCTTGGCGGGGCTTTCCTCCTGTGCGGAGGCGCCGGTGGCGAGGAGGAGGGCGGGGAGGGTGGCGGCAGCCAGGAGCGCTTTGATCATGTGGCGCGAAACGCGCCTTTTCGACTTTTGTTGCGCATGCGAAGTGATTTATTGCTGAAGGTGCCCAAAAGCCTCTATTTCAGCGGGTGACGGGCACGCACGGCTTGACGCTGCCGCATGCAGAAGCCGCGGTGGCGCGCGAGGCATAGGGGCCGACCAGCAGCTTGGTCAGCGCGCCTGCCTTGACGTAATAAGGCTGGCGGCCCGGGAAGCGTCCGCCGACCTGGCTCCACAGCTTGCGGGCATTGTTCGCGTCGCCGAACGCGCCGAGCTGGACGCGCCAGCCGCCGTCGCGTGCGGGTGCCGCCGGGGCGGGCTGGGGCGCGGACTGAACCGGCCGAGGAGCAGGGCGGTTGACGGCGGGCGGCGCAGGGCGCGTTTCGACCGGGACGGGGCGATTGACCTCCGCAACTTCGACCGGCGGGAGCGGCCTGCCGCCGCGACTGAATTCCTCTTCGTATTTACGCGAGAGCGCGAGGCCCTTCTGACGGTCGTCGAGCGGCATGAACTGGTCCATCTGCGCGCGCGCCTTGATCGCCGGGTCGAGCCCGGTCACGGACGAACGGACCATCAGCGCATAGGCGCGGACCCAGTCCTTCTGTACGCCGTCGGCGTTGAACAGCATGATGCCGAGGATATATTGCGCACGGGCATCGTCGCGGCTGACCGCGCGCTGGAGCCACTGCACCGCTTCGGACCGCTTGCCGTTCTCGAACAGGGTGACGCCGTAATAGCCCTCGGCCTGTTCGTGGCCCTGGAGCACTGCCTTGCGATACCAGGCTTCGGCTTGCTTGGAATCGGCAGGGACGCCGCGGCCGAGCTTATAGGCCTGGCCCATGTTGAACTGCGCGTCGGCATTGCCGCGATTGGCCTCGGGACGCCATTTCTCGACTGCGGTGCGATAATCGCCACGATCATAGGCGTCGACTCCGGCCTTGACCGGGTCTTCCTGCGCCGCGACCGGCGCGCGCTGCGCAGACGCGGGCGCCACGAGCAGCGCACTCGCCAGACCGGCCATCCACAAAGACTTCATTCCGAACACGCTCCGTCGCCTCGCGAGATACATCCGAATGCCACGTACCACCGGTCTGGCAAACATATCCTTACTTCCCCGGAAACCAAAATGCGTCCTCCGGCGAACGCGTTAACCCCTTCTTATCTACCCTTATGCCATCTGGAAGCCTGCACTTATCGAGTTTCCGAGGGGGTTCATGCGCGTTCTAGCGATGGCATCGCAGAAGGGTGGTTCTGGAAAGACCACGCTGTCCGGTCACCTAGCGGTGCAGGCACAGCTGGCTGGTCACGGACCCGTCGTTCTCATCGATATCGACCCTCAGGGTTCGCTCTCCGACTGGTGGAACGAGCGCGACACCGAGTATCCGGCGTTCGCGCAGACCACGGTCGCGCGGCTCCAGGCGGATCTCGAGGTCCTGCGCCAGCAGGGCTTCCGCATGGCGGTGATCGACACGCCCCCCGCCATCACCATGGCGATCCAGAGCGTGATCCAGGTCGCCGAGCTGATCGTCATCCCGACGCGTCCTTCGCCGCACGATCTGCGTGCCGTCGGCGCCACGGTCGATCTGTGCGAGCGCGCCGGCAAGCCGCTGATCTTCGTGGTCAACGCCGCGACGCCCAAGGCGCGGATCACGTCGGAAGCCGCAGTCGCGTTGTCGCAGCACGGCACCGTCGCGCCGATCACGCTGCATCACCGTACCGATTTCGCCTCGTCGATGATCGATGGCCGCACGGTCATGGAAACCGATCCGCGCGGCAAGTCCGCCGGTGAGGTCGCCGGGCTCTGGGCCTATATCCACGACCGGCTCGAAAAGAATTTCCGCCGTACCGTATTCGCGGCACCGACGCAGCCGAGCCAGTTCGGCCAGGCACCGCGCGCAGGTGGCTTCGGCCGCCGCGTGGTCGGCTGAGGGAGGTCGCGATGTTCGGCAACCCAAAACCCACTGCTTCGCTCTCCTCCAGCCTGCTTGCCCGCAAGGGCCA
This genomic stretch from Sphingomonas sp. LM7 harbors:
- a CDS encoding acetolactate synthase 3 large subunit encodes the protein MQQKEAHVTEKSGADILIEALSDLGVEVIFGYPGGAVLPIYDAIFKQDRIKHILVRHEQAATHAAEGYARSTGKPGVVLVTSGPGATNAVTGITDALMDSIPMVVITGQVPTALIGTDAFQEADTVGITRHCTKHNYLVKAPETLGSIIHEAFHIATSGRPGPVVVDIPKDVQVATARYEAPGPIQHKTYRPQTQPDAAKIQEAVDMLAAAERPIFYTGGGIINSGPEASRLLRELAAMTGAPVTSTLMGLGALPASSDQWLGMLGMHGTYEANWAMNKADLIIAFGARFDDRVTGRLDAFAPHARKVHIDIDRSSVNKNVRVDLPIIGDVGIALREMIDCWNARQHPRPDLTEWWGRINGWRQTRCLDFEDRQDVIMPQRAIRALWEATHARSPIITTEVGQHQMWAAQHFDFEEPNKWLTSGGLGTMGYGLPAAIGAQLGNPDALVIDIAGEASIQMNIQELATATQYRLPVKIFILNNEYMGMVRQWQELTYQSRYSESYSDTLPDFVKLGEAYGWKGIRIDARGDLEDGIQAMLDHDGPVIVDCRVAKLANCFPMIPSGAAHTEMLLQAAEVSGEMDDEAKALV
- the miaA gene encoding tRNA (adenosine(37)-N6)-dimethylallyltransferase MiaA: MNKGHLPKVALIAGPTASGKSALALALAEKHRGTVINADSMQVYADLRILTARPTVDEESRVPHRLFGHIDGADSYSAARWAAEARAAITEAQQDSRLPILVGGTGLYLRTLLEGIAPVPEIDPDIRQQVRALPVAQAHALLADADPEAAARLGPGDTSRVSRALEVVRSTGKPLAHWQTRRLGGIADEIHLAPILLLPDRDWLGERIDRRFADMLDQGRAEATALLARTDIPADAPVLRAIGVPELRGLFAGETDVVQAATAGALATRQYAKRQYTWFRRQTPEDWERVSETEKNVRMTRIETKLHL
- the serB gene encoding phosphoserine phosphatase SerB is translated as MFIATFIAAGRLKEEDIQHACELLRFNGQVPTAKWLEEGTACDIFYDGDPDFDGAVSRNDGVAAGHMWLDDMFQGYDIVIQPAEGREKKLLVADMDSTMITVECIDELADYAGIKAQIAEVTERAMRGELDFGAALDARVALLKDLEESAIDRCLAERVKLMPGAKTLVRTMKARGATTILVSGGFTRFAEPVGAEIGFDRVIANVLEIGQARLTGTVTKPIVDSATKETTLLGALAELGLPAEASMAVGDGANDLAMIRQAGLGVAYHAKPIVAAAAGARIDHGDLTALLYAQGIARSEWIDG
- a CDS encoding VOC family protein; this encodes MEAQELHRGRLIDHIQLVVRDLPASQRFYEAVFDVLGVPMGGIAEDYFWADELFVSTADSQAAQGKLTGRHHLAFQARGRGAVEAFHRAGIAAGGSDNGAPGERPYHPGYYAAFLLDPDGNNIEAVFHGPHERSSDSVKISFES
- a CDS encoding MipA/OmpV family protein; amino-acid sequence: MIKALLAAATLPALLLATGASAQEESPAKEPRRFRVALGPQLLPKYPGSEDLLIAPLWDISLSRGDTPFEFESADQNADLTVVETGGFSFGPAFAFEGSRRRNETDLPVDEVGVSIEAGGFVQAWLGSSIRARGELRKGVSGHKALVGNVSVDYVARDGDKWLFSLGPRISLSDRKYQEAYFGVNAAASARTGLTPYAPSGGLHAVGAAATTLFQFDKSWGVYGYAKYDRLVSDAADSPIVRAIGSRNQLSGGVALTFTFGGNR
- a CDS encoding SPOR domain-containing protein, with amino-acid sequence MKSLWMAGLASALLVAPASAQRAPVAAQEDPVKAGVDAYDRGDYRTAVEKWRPEANRGNADAQFNMGQAYKLGRGVPADSKQAEAWYRKAVLQGHEQAEGYYGVTLFENGKRSEAVQWLQRAVSRDDARAQYILGIMLFNADGVQKDWVRAYALMVRSSVTGLDPAIKARAQMDQFMPLDDRQKGLALSRKYEEEFSRGGRPLPPVEVAEVNRPVPVETRPAPPAVNRPAPRPVQSAPQPAPAAPARDGGWRVQLGAFGDANNARKLWSQVGGRFPGRQPYYVKAGALTKLLVGPYASRATAASACGSVKPCVPVTR
- a CDS encoding ParA family protein, encoding MRVLAMASQKGGSGKTTLSGHLAVQAQLAGHGPVVLIDIDPQGSLSDWWNERDTEYPAFAQTTVARLQADLEVLRQQGFRMAVIDTPPAITMAIQSVIQVAELIVIPTRPSPHDLRAVGATVDLCERAGKPLIFVVNAATPKARITSEAAVALSQHGTVAPITLHHRTDFASSMIDGRTVMETDPRGKSAGEVAGLWAYIHDRLEKNFRRTVFAAPTQPSQFGQAPRAGGFGRRVVG